In one window of Enoplosus armatus isolate fEnoArm2 chromosome 7, fEnoArm2.hap1, whole genome shotgun sequence DNA:
- the LOC139287765 gene encoding sex comb on midleg-like protein 2 codes for MGKTPLKDQKDSKKEKLGRTVPPTSTTPATTKDTFSWEEYLKETSSAPAPPSCFRQARVPPSNDFKVGMKLEAHDPRNSTSVCIATVMGLTGVRLRLRLDGSDNSNDFWRLVDSSDIQPIGTCEKNGDMLQPPLGFRMNASSWPMFLLRTLNGAEMAPATAFKKEPLTPSQNNFKPGMKLEAVDKKNPYLICPATIGEVKGDEVFIMFDGWRGAFDYWCKYDSRDIFPVGWCSLTKHSLQPPGNSVTLPKALQILPVSPSKPNRRSMQSPYRLPNPLPPLPVRKGVRGRRPKSETLALLKAVAEAAAAQKGTVPDNTQLVPRPHKKRGPKPGSKRKSKILQSPAQLPSIQVPQESPPSLNSVVSTVCVYVNKHGNCGPHLDRKQMQRLPDHFGPGPVNAVLQQVVQSCIDCAYQPKVLLSALQTHSGGGEVVRVRTDGGVRVVTLPSASSASFVLRFLETMCRHLQCDNLFSSQPFSHYTAYDRTKSVKEEALDAPALARGSKRSLSGVSPPYAAPLSPKHLRTEAHPSEAETLPHEENGLMKEQRYMDSASNSMTPRPQTARSSSEYHSQASSLYHPGNGTAMRRLASNPAELSSTQPLRRVEAASSTTGPEALGSERESLQLPSKNPSSWSIEEVMQFVRDADPTALAPHAELFRKHEIDGKALMLLRSDMIMKYMGLKLGPALKLCHHIERLKQGKL; via the exons ATGGGGAAAACTCCGCTAAAAG aTCAGAAAGATagcaaaaaagagaaactggGAAGAACAGTTCCACCGACCAGCACAACCCCTGCGACAACTAAAG ATACTTTCAGCTGGGAAGAATATCTAAAAGAAACGTCATCTGCACCGGCTCCACCAAGCTGTTTTCGTCAG GCTAGAGTCCCACCATCCAACGACTTCAAGGTGGGAATGAAGCTTGAAGCCCATGACCCACGCAACTCCACCTCAGTTTGTATTGCCACAGTGATGGGTTTAACCGGGGTGCGTCTTCGTCTCCGCCTGGATGGAAGTGACAACAGCAATGACTTCTGGAGGCTGGTAGACTCCTCTGATATCCAGCCAATCGGCACCTGCGAGAAGAATGGAGACATGCTGCAGCCACCGCTGG gATTTCGGATGAATGCCTCCTCATGGCCCATGTTTCTGTTGAGAACCTTAAATGGAGCCGAGATGGCACCAGCAACGGCCTTTAAAAAG GAACCTCTGACGCCCTCCCAGAACAACTTTAAGCCAGGCATGAAGCTGGAGGCCGTGGACAAGAAGAACCCATACCTCATCTGCCCCGCCACCATTGGAGAAGTGAAGGGCGATGAGGTCTTTATCATGTTCGATGGGTGGCGGGGGGCCTTCGATTACTGGTGCAAGTATGACTCCCGGGATATCTTCCCCGTGGGCTGGTGCTCCCTCACCAAGCACAGCCTCCAGCCACCAGGCAACAGTG TTACCCTGCCAAAGGCCCTGCAGATTCTCCCGGTGTCGCCCTCCAAGCCCAACAGGCGTTCCATGCAGTCCCCCTACAGACTCCCCAACCCTCTGCCACCTTTGCCTGTCAGGAAGGGCGTAAGAGGCCGCCGGCCCAAGAGTGAGACCCTCGCTCTACTCAAAGCTGTGGCGGAGGCAGCAGCCGCCCAGAAAGGAACTGTACCTGACAACACGCAGCTCGTACCCCGGCCCCACAAGAAGAGAGGCCCCAAACCTGGAAGCAAG AGAAAGTCCAAGATTCTCCAAAGCCCAGCACAGCTACCCAGCATCCAGGTTCCACAAGAAAGCCCTCCCAGCCTCAACTCTGTGGTTTCAACAG tgtgtgtgtacgtgaatAAGCATGGAAACTGTGGTCCCCACCTGGACAGGAAGCAGATGCAGCGTTTGCCAGACCACTTTGGCCCGGGCCCAGTGAATGCTGTGCTCCAGCAGGTTGTCCAGTCATGTATAGACTGCGCATACCAGCCTAAAGTACTGCTCAGCGCTCTGCAGACTCattcaggaggaggagaggtggtcCGAG TGAGAACAGACGGCGGAGTTCGCGTGGTTACTCTACCATCAGCCTCCAGTGCTTCCTTTGTGCTGCGGTTCCTGGAGACCATGTGTCGTCACTTGCAGTGTGACAACCTGTTCAGCAGCCAGCCGTTCAGCCACTACACCGCTTATGACAGGACCAAGTCAG tgaaagaggaggCGTTGGACGCTCCAGCTCTGGCTCGGGGGAGTAAACGGAGTCTCTCTGGAGTCTCCCCACCGTACGCAGCCCCTCTGTCACCTAAACATTTACGTACCGAAGCTCACCCTTCAGAAG cagaGACCCTGCCCCACGAAGAGAACGGCCTCATGAAGGAGCAGCGCTACATGGACTCAGCCTCCAACTCCATGACCCCTCGACCCCAAACAGCGCGCAGCTCCTCGGAGTACCACTCTCAGGCCAGCAGCCTTTACCACCCGGGAAACGGCACAGCGATGCGCCGCCTCGCCTCTAACCCCGCGGAGCTCAGCTCCACACAGCCTCTCAGACGAGTTGAAG CAGCCAGCTCCACCACAGGCCCTGAGGCTCTTGGGTCTGAGCGGGAGAGTCTGCAGCTGCCCAGTAAAAACCCCTCCTCCTGGTCCATTGAGGAGGTGATGCAGTTTGTGAGGGATGCTGACCCCACAGCTTTAGCTCCACATGCAGAACTATTCAGAAAACAT GAGATTGATGGAAAAGCTCTGATGCTGCTACGGAGCGACATGATCATGAAGTACATGGGTCTGAAACTAGGGCCTGCACTGAAGCTATGCCACCACATAGAGAGGCTGAAACAAGGCAAACTGTAA